A segment of the Brienomyrus brachyistius isolate T26 chromosome 4, BBRACH_0.4, whole genome shotgun sequence genome:
AACAGGAAGTGTTGCCATACGAaagcttttttttaatgaaatctaCAAGTTTTAGCCTTGAATTTCTCTTCTAAGAAACTCCCTGATATTCTTTTAGTGAAGCCCTTCAAGCAGCATGCATTTGAGAATGTATGTGAAGGTTTAGTCTGTGTATAGTTCTTCCTATGGGGGAGATGATGTAGCACTGTGTCTTTCAAACCTGTGAAATCAATTCCAAACTAAAAGTGAAGACAGAATGCACACAGCTACATAACGATCTTGACAAGACAAACATATTATTTTTAGCATAAATATAACAGGTTCTCAGCTATTAATATTTACCGTTAGACTGCAGCAGCACCATGGATCCATCTTACAATTATACCAGATTTAGGCAACATGACGCCAACATAACTTTGTGAATATGCTCTCGTACAAAGTCTGCTGCTCACAGCAAAGACATCACCTTCACCACCATTTTCAGTGAAAATTTTAAAAGTTGAAACGCACCATGAAAGTTCGGTGCCTTGATGAGCACAAACATCCTACTGGTACCTCATACGATTATATGACTCCGACTGCTACTTCTGACTAGTATATACAGCTAACTGCTGCTTTGAGATTTGCATATATATCTTGGCGGTGTTGCTTTATTAGTGATTTTAGCCTACTGGGACTTCCTGATCAGAATTAACATCTCGCTATCACAGTATTATGTGGCGGGTGGTCAAAAAGTGGGAAAGGTTTCAGCCGTCCGGCACATTTTACTTACCATCCCATGAGTAAAATGACTAGATGACTAGTCTATTCAGTTAAGCAGAGCACACCTGTCAGTACTGTCTGGTCTCCATTCTCTTGCAGAAACATCTTTGCCTGGTTAGCCAACAATTCACCACTGATTACTCGTCTGACTCATACATTAATATGACTAATTAGATTTGGTGTATTGATATGTCCATGACAGATACATGCATAAATTAATGCATTGATATGGTAATTGAACTTTTGGCCAAAAGATACCAAACACGTTTGCTTGATATGGATACAATAAAAATCTTGTACACATTACTTCAGTGTGGTTTCGTTAGTATTTATGCAGGTATGAAGTGCTAATTAAATGGTTCTCTGAGCATCTCCTTGGACAATGTTTGAAACCTGCCAAGTTCACATCGCGCTTCTAAAGGAGTGTATAATGCCACACTTCGCCGCCAAACATGCCGAACGTTTCCAGTCAAACAGGACCACGGTAAGGCTGCTTCTTCAGGTGGACACATTAACAACTTTCTAGTCATGAAAGACTATTCCTAATTATTCAGACACACTCAATGCATTAAAGTACACAGGCTCAGCGAACTTCAAAACGTGGGATACTCAAAATACAAACTATCCTAAAGATTGACTAAAATGGCGCTCTCTCATCTTTTCACCTAACCTATAGCCTTCTAAAAAATGTATTGGGCTTTGCTTATACAGTGCTGAACGGCGATCTGCTCAGGCGATTAGGATAATATTGACAAGCAGGTCAGAGCAAAGATAAACATCTGAAACTtttacattcattttttttttgcatcaatTCCGTAGCACTTCAAAGTGGCTCCATTTTGGTAAATTCATGAATGTAATGTGTTCAAGACCTTGTGCAACCCGGACACAAGACTGTGGGTTATGCCAATAGCTCAGTAAGCACAGGACACATTTTCAAACTTAAGAGGAAGACGCTACCCCCTTGTGGCCATTTGCCTGACGCATACACATACAGCATTTTTGACTAGCGCATGTGGAAGGTTAAGCCCCTCACTGGATTCAGGCCAGTTTGAGTGTGAAGTTTGTCATTTTTAGCTTTAAACTTGGCTACATAGatacaagaaaataaaaagagacCAGAGAAATAGATGGAATCACATGCATTTAGGGTGAGGCCAGCAAGGACAAAGGGATGCTTTTGGGCTTGAGTTAGCCGGTTAAACAAAATCAGATGGAGAATTAAGCCTAGTTAAGTTTCAGCAGCAATGAAATTGGAGATCTTTGCATCAGTATCCACGAGGCACGATGTTAACAGAAAGGGACCGGAATAAGTTTAGGTAAAACACTAAAGTCAGCCAATGGATATTTAACTGTAAACCTCACCAACAAGTTCAGGGCCTGATGGTCCAATACGGTACTCGGACAACCATTCTCTGTTATAGTAAAGATTAAAAACACAAAGTGATTCTGTGaaaggtttttattttgtactttTGAGTAAGTCCAGACTTCAGTTCTCCTGCAAAGAAAAACGAATTGAGTCTCCCATCAACCAGAAAATTCAATTAACATACAGAGCCATCAGTCCTGTTAATAACACCAATACATCTCAGAGTATGAGAGTAGCAAAAGTACAAAAACACCTACAATACCACCACATTACTAATTAATGCTTTACCATAGAATATCATGCAGGGTAAGTACCTTTCAGTGAAGATCGATGGCACCTCACTTAagggctttaaaaaaaaaaaaaaagctaatttCCAGAATTTAAAAATTCACAAAAGTGAACTGATCCAACTGCTATAAAGGGTATTATTGGGCATCAGGTATGATAAGGCTCGCTGGTTTATACTTCAGTATAATACCTACTGAACGGCACTTATCTAGCCCTGCTTCAGTGAAATATGCAGTGGGATGATGCTTCGAGAAAGGGCTTTAAAGATCAAAATCTTGAAGTACAATAGGAAGCCAGCTTCACTGtccagtacaaaaaaaaaagactagtTTACAAGTTTCATTCTAAACATAAGGCTACAGTTATACTGAAGCAGAACAAAAAAGGAATAAGGGGATAAATGTTACACACAAAGTCTTACCATGAACGCTCAGTTCATCCTTCTGATCAGCCGGTTAATCTGGTCCTCCCTGTTTCCGGCATCGCCTCCCTCAACGAAGTGTGTGGTCTTCTTGTTCATGCCCCCACGGGGAGAGGACAGCTTGAAGGGCCACAAGAAGTTGTTGGCTGCCTTGAAGTTCTTCCCCACGGTGTAGATTTCATGGATCAGGTCCTCAACGCAGATGATGCCATATTTTCCTGCAACGAAACCACACTTAACAGGAGGGAACTGCAAGAAGCCATCAGCTCATCAATACTTCAAAACACTCAAGTCGTTCTCGGCTATATTGCCAAGCAAAACGCTCACCAAGGGATCTTTCAATCAGGGAATTGTCGGTCAAAGCGATGCGTTGCTTCTTAATCTTGCCATAGCCACGCTTGTAAATAAGCTCACGCAGGGATTTCAAGTTGGGATACCTAGCAACAAACAGGGCATTTTACAAAAAGCAGTCATGGTATAGAAAGACCATGCACTCAACAGTGCATTTCATAGGTCCAGACCACCCTATCAACATGTCCTTCAGCATGTTAGGTTGTAGTCCAAGCAGAATTAGCAGTAGGACTCAGCAACCTGACATAGAAATCTCACCCCCACGCGATGTAGGGCTCAGCAATCCTGAGCATGTTAATGGAGGCCTTGTTCAGTTTGACGAAGACGCCGTTGAAGATCTGACGCAGGCGAAGCAGCTGTAGGACCTTGCGGACCTTGGGCCTGACTCCATTAATTCTGGAAACGTAGACACACACTGAGCATACAACGTGACATTCAGCAGCTTAACCTGTACAGGGCTAGCTGTGATTTCAGACAAAATTGGCTTATGTCATAAAGGCATCCCCATGGTCGATAAGACggggaaaaaaatccatcaTCATTAACCACAAACTGAGGCAAAAGGTGCTGTATGGGGTTAGCAGCACTACATACCCCCTAATCCTGATGACGAAGGCCAGTTTGGGTTCTGCGGGGACATAGTAGTTTCCAACCTTACGGGCCATTCGGGACAGGCGGATCTCCCGTCTGTacatttccttgtattccttATGGTAGCATTCAGCCCTCTTGTAGATCAGCTTTCTTCTGGATTTGCGGGCCTGGAGACACAAGACGTGTTACCCTCACATGTGGCGACAAGAGGCCACGTAAAGCGCACATACTGATTGGATCAGCGTTACTATACAGTCAGGTGTCCGTACCGACTTCTCTGCCAGCATCTTCTTGATGCGCAGAGCTTTTTGTGCCGCGTAGGCCTTTCGCCTTTTCAAAAGGCTTTCGGGAACAGTTGGTACCTTCTTCCCTCTGAAACGGAGGCACGTATAGGGTTTAATAAATTACCGCACCAGTAAGCATGCGTTATTGCAGCGAAGCATTCAAGAGGCCTAGTAATCATACTATGCAAACTTAGCATAATAATTTCAATTCCATAAGCAAATACCTATTAATAAAACATCCAGATATGAACAAAAACAGCATAAAACCCCATGTTAAACTATACTGACAATGGAAGGGCACGTAAAACAAGGTTGAAAACACATGCTACTGTATCAGCTATTTCAGATACAACAGCTTATTTGTTGCCAACTATAGACAGTAAACGCAAAGGTAAACCACAAGTTATAAAACTCAACTTAAACTACGTTTAATGAATTCAATGTCTGCGTATTGCAGAAATAACAACACGTTTGTTTCCACTATATCTAAAGCAAGAGCGGACATGACCCAAATTTGTGCCAATATGGCAACGGGCTCATAAGAAATACAGGCGTAAAAGTAACTTTATATGTATTAGCTTTCAGGTTACGGTAAAATATTTGAATAGATTAAGAACTACTAGACGATGGAAAAGGATTTCGAAAGCAGAAAAACGAACTCACTCTTCGCCCGCCATTATCCCCACCGTAAAAGAGGGTTATACGCATGCGCAGACCGCACTTATAAGAGACGAAAGAGGAAATGGGTGTCTTCCTGATGCCTgattttatacatatatataaatgaaggAAATCTTACATAGTAAAAGTGTTCCAAAAGTCAAAACCATAAAAACccatttaaacccttatgtttatgatttttttCACCATGAGGAAAAATCTAGATATACTACAAATAGCTACTTCCGAAAGCGTACAACTTTCCGGAAAATAATTAGTTCAGGCAATAGAATATTGACCTATAACCAAAGGTCCTTGTGAGTATGGAAAGTTTAAATGGTGCTTGTCAACAGATCGCGttgttggtctggatttgtttaCTAGCGATTATTTGCGAAAGTTTTCTTAACTGCATTTTCTTAAGTCTTCTGTTGCGTAAAGTTCGTGTTTTTGTAATTAATTGTCCTCGTTATGCAATGAttagttacatttattttattcaataaaaaaaaactaatataatataaaataattttgaTTGTTCTGGATCTGGATCTCTggattttattgttgtttttccaTATCATGTCAGACACAGTGAGTATCCTTTCGGAATTTTTCCTGGTGACTTTTAAAGTACTTTGGGCTTTCGTACAGTCTGGGTTGAAATGGTTTGTACGGCAAAAAGAGAAAAGCGTTGCAGGGCAGGTGTGTTTGGTCACTGGGGCGGGCAGGGGTCTCGGCCGACTGTTTGCTAAGGAATTCGCCCGAAGACGAGCAgtgctggtcctctgggatatCAACAGTGAAAGTAACGAAGAGACAGCGGAGATGGTGCGCCGGATCTACCGGGACACGCCCAGTCCCACAACTGGAGAGGGTGAATTTTATTTCGCTAAAACACTTCTTAGTCGTTTTAGTGTAGGATTTAGCCGTTGTGTGTTGCGGGGACGAGTTTACTCGTAATGCAAGTCACTAATGATCTTTTGAACACTGAAGTAACTGGGTTTTTTTTGGATgttataaatgacttttggaatGGCGATCTGAACTTTCTGAGAAGAAGCATATCGACTGTAACAACAGCGATGTGTACAGCATTTGGGTTCTACACTTACAGTACCAGACACATCTGAATAGGCTTttcattgtaatttttttttttcccaaaaagcTCTAATTTTAAAAGGTATTTCCAGATGTCAGTCCCAGGAACATTTCTAACATAACGTTCTGGATTTCTCTGTTTCAGATGGTCCTCATCTTCAGGTATACACTTACCAGTGTGATGTGGgaaagcgtgagtgtgtgtatgcctCGGCGGAGAGGGTGAGGCGTGAAGTTGGCCCCGTCGACCTACTAGTGAACAGCGCTGGCGTCGTCTCCGGCCACCACCTGCTGGATTGTCCAGATGAGTTGATTGAGAGGACTTTGATGGTCAACTGTCACGCCCACTTCTGGGTGAGTTTTTCCCTTGGGGAGAAAACCTCTGCTCCTTGCTACTTCTCCGGTTTCCACCTGGACACTTCTCACACTGTATCTGTCTGAATTCGAGAGCTAAACTTTATATTTGAGTGTACAGTCGCAGTCTGCTGTTGTTTCATGTGTAACAAGCCACCAACCAGTTTCCTACCTTTTAACAGACCACCAAAGCCTTCCTCCCAGACATGCTGGAGGCTAACCACGGCCACATCATAACTGTGGCGAGCTCCCTGGGGCTGTTCAGCACCGCTGGTGTGGAGGTGGGTTCAGAACAGGAGGAGTCCATGCAAAGCCTCGATTCTGCTGCTGAAATGAGCCTGAAGAC
Coding sequences within it:
- the rpl7 gene encoding 60S ribosomal protein L7, whose protein sequence is MAGEEGKKVPTVPESLLKRRKAYAAQKALRIKKMLAEKSARKSRRKLIYKRAECYHKEYKEMYRREIRLSRMARKVGNYYVPAEPKLAFVIRIRGINGVRPKVRKVLQLLRLRQIFNGVFVKLNKASINMLRIAEPYIAWGYPNLKSLRELIYKRGYGKIKKQRIALTDNSLIERSLGKYGIICVEDLIHEIYTVGKNFKAANNFLWPFKLSSPRGGMNKKTTHFVEGGDAGNREDQINRLIRRMN
- the rdh10b gene encoding retinol dehydrogenase 10-B, with the protein product MSDTVSILSEFFLVTFKVLWAFVQSGLKWFVRQKEKSVAGQVCLVTGAGRGLGRLFAKEFARRRAVLVLWDINSESNEETAEMVRRIYRDTPSPTTGEDGPHLQVYTYQCDVGKRECVYASAERVRREVGPVDLLVNSAGVVSGHHLLDCPDELIERTLMVNCHAHFWTTKAFLPDMLEANHGHIITVASSLGLFSTAGVEDYCASKFGAVGFHESLSHELKAAEKDGIKMTLVCPFLVDAGMFRGCKIRNEIASFLPPLQPEYCVQQAMQAILTDQPMICTPRSMYMVTFMKAILPFEAIVCMYRLLGAEKCIYPFLARHKEAMNNNEAKSGV